Proteins found in one Fulvitalea axinellae genomic segment:
- a CDS encoding MBG domain-containing protein, with translation MAKTRVTNVHPDDLQVLKTIQDANPRKLDWKIDLKANTIIYSHDLTLDWNDEKPRRLTALRLWNSRLEGSWDLRPLDALTELNCAENQLTGLDLSGTPNLKELYCSENQLRTLDLSKNTNLEKVSCYRNQLQTLTLSANNTNLTELSCWNNQLTTLDLSTQTNLKEVHCATNQLSTLTLGANTALELLDCSYNQLTALDLSKNTALDWLRCNNNQLTVLDVSNNTALRGLHCSANQFTTLDLKANTALQLLSCEYNQLTILDLKANTALRLLSCENNQLTTLDLSANTTLETLACTKNQLTTLDLRTNTTLNWLRCQDNHLTTLDLRTNTKLKWLDCHNNQLTALDLSKNTALVELECSNNQLTALDLTKNTVLSNIKCYNNQLRIQYFQSPSYDSWNFYDRQGWGEKLLPQRSLKFSETDKWETGQIIDLSSQKQIYNRNSRYEWVDLRGEPVSVDSKTSPNDEAKIRKLETGKFMFKQNGVFRCRIHNTALRHVYEEDQYLETASYIVGSVYDDKELIALQAILDMQDIQTANDESKRLPWVIDLEKGTFEETSSWINTVEWDVSKIPYRVTKLDIAQRKLKGTMDLSPFTALKELYCSDNQLTSLNLSANTVLTEINCSSNQLTALNLSTNTALMEVTCSGNQLAALDLITNTKLHSLYCHSNQLSSLDLSANPSIVMLECSANQLTALDLSANTSLKTINCSANQLTTLDLSANTSLKTINCSANQLTTLGLSANTSLTTINCSRNQLTTLGINTNVSLVEINCSNNQLTSLDLSTNTSLERLECSQNALATLDLNTNPALKRLHCNSNQLTTLDLNANTVLQWFICSNNQLTTLNISANTDLATLDCSSNQLKTLNISQHESLKSVKCENNHLKPESFQSLSYKNWNREVANSGTVLLPQTNVELIEKNSWNKEETLNLTSYAIIFENPSRFEWVDIDGNKITTDTETNPNDDAKVRLVEDGKFQFKQSGAFLCRIYNDALANSAKDQQYLQTEIYYGGKPAELTWELPEQIYYGDRINLTATSKSGGTINYYLKEASDKKSQIIGNVLHAKTVESLQIEAKLEATEEYQPAFLTKEINIQPRILTVTPQKQLKIIGEEDPALEYTITGLIDGDKITGELSREEGEEVGKYKILIGTLDAGENYTLKVQEEYFSIGTLLSADERREITASPNPVSDQLSLRNLIPGNIIELVNLNGITVKQATVATNTHSLNCSGLAGGVYILRVNGKVIQKIVKQ, from the coding sequence ATGGCGAAAACCAGAGTTACAAACGTCCATCCTGACGATTTGCAAGTACTGAAAACTATCCAGGACGCCAATCCCAGAAAACTAGACTGGAAGATTGACCTAAAGGCCAATACCATTATTTACTCACACGACCTTACTCTTGATTGGAATGATGAAAAACCAAGGCGACTGACAGCACTCAGGTTGTGGAATAGTCGTTTGGAAGGAAGTTGGGACTTGAGACCTTTAGATGCGCTAACGGAGCTTAATTGTGCCGAAAACCAGCTCACTGGCTTGGATTTAAGCGGAACCCCTAACTTGAAAGAGCTTTACTGTTCCGAAAACCAATTAAGAACTCTAGATCTGAGCAAAAACACCAATTTGGAGAAAGTTAGTTGCTATAGGAACCAATTGCAAACACTGACTCTCAGCGCAAATAATACTAATCTGACCGAGCTTTCTTGCTGGAACAATCAACTGACAACACTAGACCTGAGTACTCAAACTAACCTAAAGGAGGTTCATTGCGCCACAAATCAATTGTCAACGTTGACCCTCGGCGCAAACACTGCTCTAGAACTACTTGATTGCTCGTATAATCAATTAACAGCGCTGGACCTATCCAAAAACACAGCTTTGGACTGGCTAAGATGCAACAACAACCAATTGACAGTTCTGGATGTGAGTAACAATACCGCCCTGAGAGGTCTACATTGCTCCGCAAACCAATTTACAACCCTAGACCTTAAGGCTAACACGGCATTACAGCTCCTCTCTTGCGAATACAACCAATTGACAATCCTAGACCTTAAGGCTAACACAGCATTACGGCTCCTCTCTTGCGAAAACAATCAGTTGACAACATTGGACTTAAGCGCAAACACAACACTCGAAACTCTTGCTTGCACAAAGAACCAGTTGACAACATTGGACTTGAGAACTAACACAACTTTGAACTGGCTGAGATGCCAAGACAACCATTTGACAACGCTAGACTTGAGAACCAACACAAAGTTGAAATGGTTGGATTGCCATAACAACCAATTAACAGCGTTGGACCTATCCAAAAACACAGCCCTAGTAGAGCTTGAATGTTCCAACAACCAGTTGACAGCACTGGACCTGACCAAAAACACCGTTCTATCAAACATTAAATGCTACAACAACCAATTGAGAATTCAGTACTTCCAATCTCCCTCATATGACAGTTGGAACTTTTACGACAGACAAGGCTGGGGAGAAAAATTATTGCCCCAGAGATCTCTGAAGTTTTCCGAAACAGACAAATGGGAAACAGGCCAAATCATTGACCTGAGTAGCCAAAAGCAGATCTATAACAGAAATAGCCGTTATGAGTGGGTTGATCTCAGGGGTGAACCTGTTTCAGTAGACTCGAAGACTTCACCTAACGATGAAGCGAAAATACGTAAGCTAGAAACGGGAAAGTTTATGTTTAAGCAAAACGGGGTCTTCCGCTGTCGGATACATAACACTGCGTTACGGCATGTATACGAAGAGGACCAATACTTGGAAACCGCATCATATATCGTAGGTTCCGTGTACGACGATAAGGAACTAATTGCCCTTCAGGCTATCCTCGACATGCAAGACATTCAAACAGCCAATGACGAAAGCAAACGCCTACCTTGGGTTATAGATTTGGAAAAAGGAACGTTTGAGGAGACTTCAAGTTGGATAAACACTGTCGAATGGGACGTATCTAAAATCCCCTACCGGGTTACCAAATTAGATATCGCCCAAAGAAAACTGAAAGGAACAATGGACTTAAGCCCCTTCACAGCCCTGAAGGAGCTTTATTGTTCCGACAATCAATTGACATCCTTAAACCTAAGCGCCAACACCGTTCTTACTGAGATTAACTGTTCCAGCAACCAACTGACAGCTCTGAACCTAAGTACTAACACCGCATTAATGGAGGTTACATGTTCTGGAAACCAATTGGCAGCACTTGATTTGATCACTAACACTAAACTGCATTCACTATATTGTCATAGCAATCAGTTATCTTCCTTAGATTTGAGCGCCAACCCCTCCATAGTAATGCTTGAATGTTCCGCCAATCAACTAACCGCATTGGACCTTAGCGCTAATACCAGTCTAAAGACAATTAACTGTTCGGCCAACCAATTAACTACCCTAGATCTGAGCGCTAATACCAGTCTAAAGACAATTAACTGTTCAGCCAACCAATTAACAACCCTAGGTCTAAGCGCTAATACTAGTCTAACGACGATAAACTGTTCGAGGAACCAATTAACAACCCTTGGTATAAACACTAACGTATCCTTGGTGGAAATAAATTGTTCCAACAATCAATTGACCTCCTTAGACCTAAGCACCAACACCTCCCTGGAAAGACTAGAGTGTTCTCAAAACGCCCTAGCAACATTAGACTTAAATACCAATCCCGCTCTGAAAAGGCTTCATTGCAACAGTAACCAATTGACTACCCTAGACCTGAACGCAAACACAGTTCTGCAGTGGTTCATTTGCTCCAACAACCAATTAACAACGCTGAATATAAGCGCAAATACTGACTTAGCCACACTTGATTGCTCGTCCAATCAATTGAAAACGCTGAATATAAGCCAACACGAATCATTAAAGAGCGTTAAATGCGAAAACAATCATCTTAAACCCGAATCATTTCAATCACTTTCCTACAAAAATTGGAACCGTGAAGTGGCGAACTCCGGCACCGTGCTATTGCCTCAAACCAACGTGGAGTTAATAGAAAAAAATAGCTGGAATAAGGAAGAAACCCTCAACCTCACCAGTTATGCAATAATATTTGAAAACCCAAGCCGATTCGAATGGGTGGATATAGACGGCAATAAAATTACTACGGATACTGAGACCAATCCCAACGACGACGCAAAAGTAAGGCTAGTTGAGGACGGGAAATTCCAGTTTAAGCAGAGCGGAGCGTTTCTATGCCGTATCTACAACGACGCATTGGCCAATAGCGCAAAAGACCAACAATATCTGCAAACGGAAATATATTATGGAGGAAAACCGGCCGAACTAACATGGGAACTTCCCGAACAGATATACTATGGAGACCGGATAAACCTTACCGCCACCAGCAAATCCGGCGGAACCATCAATTATTACCTAAAAGAAGCTAGCGACAAGAAAAGCCAAATAATAGGGAATGTTCTACACGCCAAGACAGTAGAGTCCCTACAAATTGAAGCCAAGCTGGAAGCGACCGAAGAATACCAACCGGCCTTTCTTACAAAAGAAATCAATATACAGCCAAGGATCCTGACCGTCACTCCTCAAAAACAACTCAAGATAATAGGGGAGGAGGACCCCGCACTTGAATACACGATAACCGGCTTAATCGACGGTGATAAAATTACCGGCGAACTCAGCCGTGAGGAAGGCGAAGAAGTCGGGAAATACAAGATCCTGATCGGCACACTAGACGCTGGAGAAAACTACACACTAAAAGTTCAAGAGGAATACTTCAGCATTGGGACATTACTAAGCGCAGATGAAAGGAGGGAAATCACCGCCAGCCCCAATCCGGTAAGCGACCAGCTAAGTCTACGGAATCTGATCCCGGGAAATATCATCGAACTCGTAAACCTCAACGGAATCACGGTCAAGCAAGCCACTGTGGCAACGAATACTCACAGCCTTAATTGCTCTGGCCTAGCAGGCGGGGTGTATATCCTTAGAGTAAACGGGAAAGTCATCCAGAAAATCGTGAAGCAGTAG
- a CDS encoding lytic transglycosylase domain-containing protein encodes MKNKVLSVLILAVPVLAGSFRLMPDTEKETAKAKTEVVEARPGVTPDELPGFVNARAFRAPTELSFAGEQVPLDDPDVWERLDRELYVNSYFHSSTIFLIKRASRWFPLVNPILKEEGIPEDMAYLPLIESGFTNAVSPAGAAGHWQLMRTTAREYGLEVNEEVDERYHPVKATQAAVKFLKKSHAKFGNWTNVAASYNIGMSGLQRRLKKQRVESYYDLLLNEETKRYVFRLLAIREILNNQNKYGFIIPADQLYYPEKVKKVEVKKSITDLTAFAFKHGINYKILKRHNPWLRRNTLTIKKSGKIYEIWIPEKS; translated from the coding sequence CGGCAGTTTCAGGCTGATGCCGGACACCGAAAAGGAAACGGCGAAAGCGAAAACCGAAGTCGTAGAGGCCAGGCCGGGCGTTACGCCCGACGAGCTTCCCGGATTTGTGAACGCGCGGGCCTTCAGGGCGCCTACCGAGCTTTCATTTGCCGGAGAGCAAGTGCCCCTTGACGATCCCGATGTGTGGGAGCGCCTGGACAGGGAACTGTATGTCAACAGCTATTTTCATTCGAGTACCATATTCCTGATCAAGAGGGCGAGCCGTTGGTTTCCGCTTGTGAATCCCATACTGAAAGAGGAAGGGATTCCGGAGGATATGGCTTATCTGCCTTTGATCGAGAGCGGATTTACAAACGCCGTTTCGCCGGCTGGCGCCGCGGGGCATTGGCAACTGATGCGCACTACGGCCAGGGAATACGGCTTGGAGGTGAACGAGGAAGTGGACGAGCGCTACCACCCGGTAAAAGCCACTCAGGCCGCCGTAAAATTCCTGAAAAAATCGCACGCCAAGTTCGGCAATTGGACCAACGTGGCGGCCAGTTATAATATCGGGATGTCGGGCTTGCAACGCAGACTGAAAAAGCAACGCGTTGAGTCGTATTACGATTTGTTGCTCAATGAAGAGACAAAGCGTTACGTATTCCGCCTGTTGGCTATCCGCGAGATTCTGAATAATCAGAACAAATACGGCTTTATCATCCCGGCGGACCAACTCTACTACCCTGAGAAAGTGAAAAAAGTGGAAGTGAAAAAATCGATTACCGACCTGACGGCTTTCGCTTTCAAACACGGAATCAATTACAAAATCCTGAAAAGGCATAACCCTTGGCTCAGGAGAAATACCCTGACGATTAAGAAATCGGGAAAGATATACGAAATCTGGATACCTGAAAAAAGTTAA
- a CDS encoding helix-turn-helix domain-containing protein: MVAVLGVYTPMGYFQLTLWHRRVISAMRAEGASVRETARTLRCAPSTVSRELERNRLGGMYDPHTAQRLAEARKRLGGTFRPGRYRSVWERLRSRTVQYRIMPRTHVAWFSDTKTYRRIRSGKASFFSMRRPRSLSLFRLADKPRHYRQMTALGLLLLEWYRERRARRTKVKTASIAKFSETSSPVNNTYPEPALDLAG; the protein is encoded by the coding sequence TTGGTTGCCGTTTTGGGCGTATACACTCCTATGGGCTATTTTCAGTTGACTTTGTGGCATAGGCGTGTGATATCCGCCATGCGTGCGGAGGGCGCTTCCGTGAGGGAAACGGCCCGTACGTTGCGTTGCGCCCCTTCTACCGTAAGCCGGGAGTTGGAACGCAACCGCTTGGGCGGGATGTATGACCCGCATACGGCCCAACGTCTGGCGGAAGCCCGAAAACGCTTGGGCGGGACTTTTAGGCCCGGGCGTTACCGCTCAGTATGGGAACGGCTACGGAGCCGTACTGTACAATACAGAATCATGCCCCGCACGCATGTGGCGTGGTTTTCCGATACCAAAACTTATAGGCGTATACGCTCCGGAAAGGCCTCGTTTTTTTCCATGCGGAGGCCCCGTAGTCTTTCCCTGTTCCGGCTCGCCGACAAGCCCCGCCACTATCGGCAAATGACCGCCTTGGGGCTGTTGCTTTTGGAGTGGTACCGAGAGCGCCGGGCCCGTCGCACAAAAGTAAAGACGGCTTCTATTGCCAAGTTTTCGGAGACTTCTTCGCCTGTTAATAATACCTATCCGGAACCTGCGTTGGATCTTGCGGGATAG
- a CDS encoding TraB/GumN family protein, giving the protein MKKAILCLASLLMLVTTGYSQSVWKVEKGGKVMYLGGTIHMLREQDFPLPDVYDKTLEKSDVIAFEADLDKAKTPDFAQMVMAKCQYSDGRTLRSVLEEDTYTALEAKVESYKLPMEHLTRMKPSMVMIMMMAMEMKKVGIGSKGVDAVYHEKAKDRKLPIKYLETMEEQMDLISKMGEGDEDEFVKYSLEDMKNMSGDLVTMLDEWKAGKPEYFTEKVKEMKSDYPEIYKDLLTDRNNKWLPQLENMMQDEPAEFVLVGVMHMYGNDGLIHQLERKGYKVSQLK; this is encoded by the coding sequence ATGAAAAAAGCGATATTATGCTTGGCGAGTTTGCTCATGTTGGTGACAACGGGATACTCGCAGTCGGTATGGAAGGTGGAGAAAGGCGGGAAGGTAATGTATCTGGGCGGAACGATACATATGCTAAGGGAACAGGACTTTCCCCTGCCGGACGTTTACGACAAGACTTTAGAGAAGTCGGATGTCATAGCCTTTGAGGCGGATTTGGACAAAGCGAAGACGCCCGATTTTGCCCAAATGGTGATGGCCAAGTGTCAATATTCTGACGGAAGGACCCTGCGGTCGGTATTGGAAGAGGACACTTACACGGCGTTGGAGGCCAAGGTAGAAAGCTACAAATTACCGATGGAGCACCTGACAAGGATGAAGCCTTCGATGGTTATGATTATGATGATGGCGATGGAAATGAAAAAGGTAGGCATCGGGTCGAAAGGTGTAGATGCGGTTTATCATGAAAAAGCCAAAGACAGAAAACTTCCGATCAAGTACCTTGAGACTATGGAGGAGCAAATGGACTTGATATCCAAAATGGGCGAAGGAGACGAGGATGAATTTGTCAAGTATTCGTTGGAGGACATGAAAAATATGAGCGGAGATTTGGTGACGATGCTTGACGAGTGGAAGGCCGGGAAGCCGGAGTATTTTACTGAGAAAGTGAAAGAGATGAAATCCGATTACCCCGAAATTTATAAGGATCTGTTGACCGACAGAAATAATAAATGGCTTCCGCAACTGGAAAATATGATGCAAGACGAACCCGCCGAGTTTGTGCTGGTAGGCGTGATGCATATGTACGGCAATGACGGATTAATACACCAGCTGGAAAGAAAAGGGTATAAGGTCTCGCAGTTGAAATGA